A section of the Rhizobium sp. BG4 genome encodes:
- a CDS encoding cold-shock protein, translating to MAETGTVKFFNTDKGFGFIKPDKGGADIFVHISAVQASGLAGLTENQKVSFDTEPDRRGKGPKAVNLQIAG from the coding sequence ATGGCCGAGACTGGCACTGTAAAATTCTTCAATACCGACAAAGGCTTCGGCTTTATCAAGCCGGATAAGGGTGGCGCCGATATCTTTGTACACATTTCTGCCGTTCAGGCTTCCGGCCTCGCCGGACTGACGGAAAACCAGAAGGTAAGCTTCGACACGGAGCCGGATCGCCGCGGCAAGGGACCGAAGGCCGTCAATCTTCAGATTGCTGGCTGA
- a CDS encoding DMT family transporter yields MTRVQANLLLLLAAAIWGGGFVAQSTAMKELSPFWFIGLRFAVATAAVLPFVLLERRKAAVKTSRRHLGLYLAIGLALFGGAATQQVGLQTTSVTNSSFITGLYVVFVPVIAVLFLRRPPHWIIWPGAVMAIAGIYLLSGGHLSALTVGDGLTVICAGFWAIQITLAGTTVKETGRPLALSATQFAITSLLALIVAAIFEPVSLDAIMGAAPEILYVGVFSSGVAFVLQIIGQRYTTPSQAAIFLSSEALFGSSLAALILGETIPPVGYIGCALMFSAMLVVEVVPELSRRRAQAV; encoded by the coding sequence ATGACTCGCGTTCAGGCGAACCTGTTGCTGTTGCTTGCTGCTGCCATCTGGGGCGGCGGCTTCGTGGCGCAGTCGACGGCGATGAAGGAACTCAGCCCGTTCTGGTTCATCGGCCTGCGTTTCGCCGTTGCGACGGCCGCCGTCCTGCCCTTCGTTCTGCTCGAGCGCCGCAAGGCTGCCGTCAAGACCAGCAGGCGCCATCTCGGCCTCTACCTGGCAATCGGCCTTGCCCTCTTCGGTGGCGCCGCGACCCAGCAGGTCGGCCTGCAGACGACGTCGGTCACCAATTCGAGCTTCATCACCGGTCTCTACGTGGTCTTCGTACCCGTCATCGCCGTGCTCTTCCTGCGCCGCCCGCCGCACTGGATCATCTGGCCGGGTGCCGTGATGGCAATCGCCGGCATCTACCTTCTGTCGGGCGGACATTTGTCGGCTCTGACGGTCGGCGATGGCCTGACCGTCATCTGCGCCGGCTTCTGGGCGATCCAGATCACGCTGGCAGGAACGACCGTCAAGGAAACCGGCCGCCCCCTGGCCCTGTCGGCCACGCAGTTTGCCATCACCTCCCTGCTCGCTCTCATCGTCGCCGCGATCTTCGAACCCGTCAGTCTCGACGCCATCATGGGCGCAGCACCCGAGATCCTCTATGTCGGCGTTTTCTCCTCTGGCGTCGCCTTCGTGCTGCAGATCATCGGCCAGCGATATACGACACCCTCGCAGGCGGCGATCTTCCTGTCGTCGGAGGCACTGTTCGGTTCCTCGCTCGCCGCATTGATCCTTGGCGAGACAATCCCCCCAGTCGGCTATATCGGCTGCGCGCTGATGTTTAGCGCTATGCTTGTAGTCGAAGTGGTGCCCGAACTGTCGCGACGCCGCGCCCAGGCGGTCTGA
- a CDS encoding PQQ-dependent sugar dehydrogenase, translated as MLKGLRIALAAGAAFATAGAAFAADRVQTKKVTVSVDTLATGLDHPWAVEVMPDGAYLVTERPGNIRIIRDGKASEPLGGVPEVSARGQGGLMDVALAPDFAQSRILYFTAAIANAKGSGTEAFSAKLSADESRLEDVKPIFTMAKFTGGNIQYGSRIAIAKDGSLFISVGDRGSRDRSQDFKDDAGSIIHVNADGSIPADNPFRDGAKALPEIWSKGHRNPQGITFDSSDGKLYTVEHGARGGDEINLIEPGKNYGWPVITYGRDYSGAKIGEGTEKAGLEQPLHYWDPSIAPGAIAVYRGKMFPEWDGDMLVAALKFQLLSRMQRDESGKFTAEERLFEGNYGRIRDVTVAPDGALLMVTDESDGALLRVSRAANQDG; from the coding sequence ATGCTCAAGGGATTGCGCATCGCTTTGGCGGCAGGCGCCGCATTTGCAACAGCCGGCGCGGCATTCGCCGCCGACAGGGTGCAGACCAAGAAAGTGACGGTCAGCGTCGATACGCTGGCAACCGGGCTCGATCATCCCTGGGCGGTCGAGGTCATGCCCGACGGCGCCTATCTGGTCACCGAACGCCCCGGCAATATCAGGATCATCCGCGACGGCAAGGCATCAGAGCCGCTCGGCGGCGTGCCCGAGGTCAGCGCCCGCGGCCAGGGCGGCCTGATGGATGTGGCGCTCGCCCCGGATTTCGCCCAAAGCCGCATCCTCTATTTCACCGCCGCGATTGCCAATGCCAAGGGATCGGGCACGGAAGCCTTCTCTGCAAAGCTCTCGGCCGACGAGAGCAGGCTTGAGGACGTGAAGCCGATCTTTACCATGGCGAAGTTCACCGGCGGCAACATCCAGTACGGCTCGCGGATCGCCATCGCCAAAGACGGCAGCCTGTTCATCAGCGTCGGCGACCGCGGCAGCCGCGACCGCTCGCAGGATTTCAAGGACGACGCCGGCTCGATCATCCATGTGAATGCCGATGGCAGCATCCCCGCCGATAACCCCTTCCGCGACGGCGCGAAAGCCCTCCCCGAAATCTGGTCTAAGGGCCACCGCAACCCGCAGGGCATCACCTTCGATAGCTCCGACGGCAAGCTCTACACCGTCGAGCACGGCGCCCGCGGTGGCGACGAGATCAACCTGATCGAGCCGGGCAAGAACTATGGCTGGCCCGTCATCACCTATGGCCGTGACTATTCCGGCGCCAAGATCGGTGAAGGAACGGAAAAGGCCGGACTGGAGCAACCCCTCCACTACTGGGATCCCTCGATCGCGCCGGGCGCCATCGCCGTCTATCGCGGCAAGATGTTCCCGGAATGGGATGGCGACATGCTGGTGGCCGCGCTGAAGTTCCAGCTGCTGTCGCGCATGCAGCGCGACGAAAGCGGCAAGTTCACCGCCGAGGAACGTCTGTTCGAGGGCAATTACGGCCGCATCCGCGACGTGACCGTGGCTCCCGACGGCGCCTTGCTGATGGTCACCGACGAAAGCGACGGCGCGCTGCTGCGCGTCTCCCGCGCCGCCAATCAGGACGGCTGA
- a CDS encoding class GN sortase, with product MPGAQRGSWNEEAAEFEPLPSYLELMMANAAATAFEIDAPRKSLLARLSAMEKVIAVAILGLGLYGTALMTSGFYMKGKAELSQVLLKRAFAAELRGEDAKPWPWADFTTEAEVSAPRLGKTAIVLSGATGEALAFGPAWLSNTPQPGEEGTSVIAAHRDTHFRWLKDVRAGDDIEITRRDGSVLTFKATDARVARWDESGIDAASEGRHLVLTTCWPFDATERGPMRYIVEAELVDRIQTGTVQPGNTKPLSGS from the coding sequence ATGCCCGGCGCACAACGCGGAAGCTGGAACGAGGAAGCGGCCGAGTTCGAACCGCTTCCGAGCTATCTGGAGCTGATGATGGCGAATGCCGCGGCGACGGCGTTTGAGATCGACGCGCCCCGGAAAAGCCTCCTCGCCCGCCTGTCGGCGATGGAGAAGGTGATCGCCGTCGCCATCCTCGGCCTCGGGCTCTACGGCACGGCGCTGATGACCAGCGGCTTCTACATGAAGGGCAAGGCAGAACTCTCGCAGGTACTGCTGAAACGCGCCTTCGCCGCCGAGCTGCGCGGCGAGGATGCCAAGCCCTGGCCCTGGGCCGATTTCACCACAGAGGCCGAAGTCAGCGCCCCGCGCCTCGGCAAGACGGCGATCGTGCTCTCCGGCGCCACGGGCGAAGCCCTCGCCTTCGGCCCGGCCTGGCTCAGCAACACGCCGCAGCCGGGCGAAGAAGGCACCTCCGTCATCGCCGCCCACCGCGACACGCATTTCCGCTGGCTGAAGGATGTGCGCGCCGGAGACGATATCGAGATCACCCGCCGCGACGGCTCCGTCCTGACCTTCAAGGCAACAGATGCCCGTGTCGCCCGCTGGGATGAAAGCGGCATCGACGCCGCGTCAGAGGGCCGCCACCTCGTGCTGACGACCTGCTGGCCGTTCGACGCCACCGAGCGCGGCCCGATGCGCTACATCGTCGAAGCCGAACTGGTCGACAGGATCCAGACCGGCACCGTTCAACCCGGCAACACAAAGCCGTTATCCGGGAGCTAA
- a CDS encoding pyridoxal phosphate-dependent aminotransferase encodes MAFLADALSRVKPSATIAVAQKARELKAKGRDVIGLGAGEPDFDTPDNIKEAAIDAIRRGETKYTPISGIPELRKAIAAKFKRENNLDYTWEQTIVGTGGKHILFNAFMATLNAGDEVVIPTPYWVSYPEIVALCGGTPVFVATTQENNFKLQAADLEKAITPKTKWFMFNSPSNPSGAAYTHDELKALTDVLVKHPHVWVLTDDMYEHLTYGDFKFATPVEVEPSLYDRTLTMNGVSKAYAMTGWRIGYAAGPLQLIKAMDMIQGQQTSGTTSIAQWAAVEALNGPQDFIPANKKIFEGRRDLVVSMLNQAKGISCPVPEGAFYVYPSCKGLIGKTAPSGKVIETDEDFVTELLESEGVAVVHGSAFGLGPNFRISYATSEDLLEEACRRIQRFCGACK; translated from the coding sequence ATGGCCTTCCTTGCCGATGCTCTTTCCCGTGTGAAGCCTTCAGCCACCATCGCCGTCGCTCAGAAAGCGCGCGAGCTGAAAGCCAAAGGACGCGACGTGATCGGCCTCGGCGCTGGCGAACCGGATTTCGATACGCCTGACAATATCAAGGAAGCGGCGATCGACGCGATCCGCCGCGGCGAGACGAAGTACACGCCGATCTCCGGTATCCCGGAACTGCGCAAGGCGATTGCCGCGAAGTTCAAGCGCGAGAACAATCTCGACTATACGTGGGAGCAGACGATCGTCGGCACCGGCGGCAAGCACATCCTCTTCAACGCCTTCATGGCGACGCTGAACGCCGGCGACGAAGTCGTCATCCCGACGCCTTACTGGGTTTCCTACCCGGAGATCGTTGCGCTCTGCGGCGGCACGCCCGTTTTCGTCGCGACGACCCAGGAGAACAACTTCAAGCTCCAGGCCGCCGACCTCGAGAAGGCGATCACGCCGAAAACCAAGTGGTTCATGTTCAACTCGCCGTCCAACCCGTCGGGCGCTGCCTATACGCATGACGAGCTGAAGGCGCTGACCGACGTTCTCGTCAAGCATCCGCATGTCTGGGTTCTGACCGACGACATGTACGAGCACCTGACCTACGGCGACTTCAAGTTCGCGACGCCTGTCGAAGTCGAGCCGTCGCTCTACGACCGCACGCTGACGATGAACGGCGTCTCCAAGGCCTATGCCATGACCGGCTGGCGCATCGGCTATGCAGCCGGCCCGCTGCAGCTGATCAAGGCGATGGACATGATCCAGGGCCAGCAGACCTCGGGCACGACCTCGATCGCCCAGTGGGCCGCCGTCGAAGCACTGAACGGCCCGCAGGACTTCATCCCGGCCAACAAGAAGATCTTCGAAGGACGCCGCGATCTGGTCGTCTCCATGCTCAACCAGGCCAAGGGCATTTCCTGCCCGGTTCCGGAAGGCGCTTTCTACGTCTATCCGTCCTGCAAGGGGCTGATCGGCAAGACCGCACCGTCCGGCAAGGTCATCGAAACCGACGAAGACTTCGTCACGGAACTGCTGGAAAGCGAAGGCGTTGCCGTCGTCCACGGCTCGGCCTTCGGCCTCGGCCCGAACTTCCGCATTTCCTATGCAACCTCGGAAGACCTGCTGGAAGAAGCTTGCCGCCGCATCCAGCGCTTCTGCGGCGCTTGTAAGTAA
- a CDS encoding type II toxin-antitoxin system prevent-host-death family antitoxin, translated as MKTVSIRDAKNRLTELAREVEEGETIVVTRNGRPVFDLVPHKPRGGLDLAAGQAYLKSKGITNPVPFIADDFDDPLPEDFLIRPLP; from the coding sequence ATGAAAACCGTATCGATCAGAGATGCCAAGAACCGGCTGACAGAACTTGCTCGCGAAGTGGAGGAGGGCGAGACGATCGTTGTGACCCGCAATGGACGGCCGGTTTTCGATCTGGTGCCGCACAAGCCGCGTGGCGGTTTGGATCTCGCGGCGGGGCAGGCCTATTTGAAGTCGAAGGGCATTACCAATCCCGTGCCCTTTATCGCCGATGATTTCGACGACCCGTTGCCTGAAGATTTTCTCATTCGGCCTTTGCCCTAA
- a CDS encoding type II toxin-antitoxin system VapC family toxin yields the protein MRLLLDTHMILAILRGDVGQRFPDVRELLSDQETVGFVSIASLWEIAIKTRLGKLDPGMPLGEIARSLDEIGLSLLGIEISHVITAAEPEPSTRDPFDRLLLSQCQIENLKLLTVDRALAVHPHAFKF from the coding sequence ATGAGGCTGCTGCTCGACACCCATATGATCTTGGCGATCCTTCGGGGCGATGTCGGTCAGCGCTTTCCCGATGTCCGGGAGCTGCTGTCTGATCAGGAAACGGTGGGCTTTGTCAGCATTGCCAGCCTATGGGAAATTGCCATCAAGACGCGATTGGGAAAGCTTGATCCGGGCATGCCTCTCGGCGAGATAGCGCGTTCGCTCGATGAGATAGGGCTTTCGCTGCTTGGGATCGAGATCAGCCACGTGATTACCGCAGCCGAACCCGAGCCGAGTACCCGCGATCCTTTCGACCGACTTCTACTTTCTCAATGTCAGATCGAAAACTTGAAGCTGCTGACAGTGGATCGCGCATTGGCGGTTCATCCGCACGCTTTCAAATTCTGA
- a CDS encoding calcium:proton antiporter: protein MTLAARLRDEKFLVVAVIVAAVAYGLEHSILEMGRGVALIAAAALVGTIVLASIRVAHHAEILAVKVGDPYGTMILTLSAVLVEVIILAIMMSGESSPTLVRDTIYSALMLDINGILGLAALLGGLKHGEQPYNDNSGKTYGVMILTAIGISMIVPEFVPDDKWHYYSGFTIIAMIALYGLFLRMQVGQHSYFFSYSYPRAERKSNTPDEHHADEPASASIITILIGVVIIGALAEFMSVFMTEGLRDTGAPIALTAIVVAAISAAPEILTALRAALKNRMQATVNIAMGASLSTVILTVPVMEAIALYTGQPFVMAMTPVQTVMVAITLIAAAINLNDGETNAIEGMTHFILFATFLMLSALGL from the coding sequence GTGACCCTCGCCGCACGACTGAGAGACGAGAAATTCCTAGTCGTTGCGGTGATTGTCGCCGCCGTCGCCTACGGGCTCGAGCACAGCATCCTGGAGATGGGCCGCGGCGTGGCGCTGATCGCCGCCGCAGCCCTGGTCGGAACAATCGTACTCGCCTCAATCCGCGTTGCCCACCATGCCGAGATCCTCGCCGTCAAGGTCGGCGATCCCTATGGCACGATGATCCTGACGCTGTCTGCCGTCCTCGTCGAGGTCATCATCCTCGCCATAATGATGTCAGGCGAAAGCTCGCCGACGCTGGTGCGCGACACGATCTATTCGGCGCTGATGCTGGATATCAACGGCATCCTTGGCCTTGCCGCCCTGCTCGGCGGCCTCAAGCACGGCGAGCAGCCCTATAACGACAATTCGGGCAAGACCTACGGCGTGATGATCCTGACGGCGATCGGCATTTCGATGATCGTTCCGGAATTCGTGCCCGACGACAAATGGCACTATTATTCCGGCTTCACGATCATCGCCATGATCGCGCTTTATGGCCTCTTCCTGCGCATGCAGGTCGGCCAGCACAGCTATTTCTTCAGCTACAGCTATCCGCGCGCCGAGCGGAAAAGCAACACGCCGGACGAGCACCACGCCGACGAACCGGCATCGGCCTCGATCATCACCATCCTGATCGGCGTCGTCATCATCGGCGCGCTCGCCGAATTCATGTCGGTCTTCATGACCGAAGGCCTGCGCGACACCGGCGCCCCGATCGCGCTGACCGCCATCGTCGTAGCCGCAATCTCCGCCGCCCCCGAAATCCTGACGGCGCTCCGCGCCGCTCTGAAGAACCGCATGCAGGCAACGGTCAACATCGCCATGGGCGCCTCGCTGTCGACGGTGATCCTGACGGTACCGGTCATGGAGGCCATCGCCCTCTACACCGGCCAGCCCTTTGTCATGGCCATGACCCCGGTCCAGACAGTGATGGTCGCCATCACCCTCATCGCCGCCGCCATCAACCTCAACGACGGCGAAACCAACGCCATCGAGGGGATGACCCATTTCATTTTGTTCGCAACATTCCTGATGCTGTCAGCGCTGGGGCTTTAG
- a CDS encoding DUF2188 domain-containing protein — MVKVVYEVVPHDGGWAYRLGNVYSEAFPSHAEALEAARIVAAEQQVGGDSAEISWQDDKGKWHEEYAEGGDRPETEVVDGLFRKSPGAEASPGA, encoded by the coding sequence ATGGTCAAGGTGGTTTATGAGGTTGTGCCGCATGACGGAGGCTGGGCGTACCGCCTGGGCAATGTCTATTCCGAGGCCTTCCCGTCACATGCCGAAGCGCTGGAAGCTGCGCGCATCGTTGCTGCCGAGCAGCAGGTCGGCGGCGATTCCGCCGAGATCAGCTGGCAGGACGATAAGGGCAAGTGGCACGAGGAATATGCCGAAGGCGGCGATCGTCCGGAGACCGAGGTGGTCGACGGCCTGTTCAGGAAAAGCCCTGGAGCCGAGGCATCGCCCGGCGCCTGA
- a CDS encoding SDR family NAD(P)-dependent oxidoreductase, with the protein MTEDRKTALVLGATGGIGGAVARKLMQRGWQVRALNRNAKAASQRMPEVEWVQGDAMDASDVRAAAEGTVLIVHAVNPPGYRDWEKLVLPMLDNTIAAARAAGARIVLPGTVYNFGPDAFPVLREDSSQNPVTRKGAIRVEMEKRLKRAAEQGTGVIIVRAGDFFGPGTTGNSWFSQIVTPGKPVRTLKNPARDGIGHQWAYLPDVAETMVALVERATSLPDFAVYHMDGFWDRDGRQMVEAIRRVSGGRPKIAAFPWWIVPLAAPFITVMREVKEMRYLWREPLRMSNAKLVAELGREPQTPIDEAVRASLVALGCLPKTAGLLANREAIVG; encoded by the coding sequence ATGACAGAGGATCGGAAGACAGCTCTCGTTCTTGGCGCCACGGGCGGTATCGGCGGCGCCGTCGCCCGCAAGCTGATGCAGCGCGGATGGCAGGTGCGGGCGCTGAACCGCAATGCGAAGGCTGCATCGCAGCGCATGCCCGAAGTCGAATGGGTGCAGGGCGATGCGATGGATGCCAGCGATGTCCGCGCGGCCGCGGAGGGTACGGTGCTGATCGTCCATGCGGTAAACCCGCCGGGTTATCGCGACTGGGAAAAGCTGGTGCTGCCGATGCTCGACAATACGATTGCGGCGGCGCGCGCAGCCGGGGCACGGATCGTGCTGCCGGGGACGGTCTATAATTTCGGGCCGGATGCCTTTCCTGTCCTGCGGGAAGACAGTTCGCAAAACCCGGTGACGAGGAAGGGAGCGATCCGCGTGGAGATGGAGAAGCGGCTGAAGCGGGCGGCGGAGCAGGGGACCGGTGTGATCATCGTCCGCGCCGGCGATTTCTTCGGCCCGGGCACGACCGGCAACAGCTGGTTTTCACAGATCGTCACGCCGGGCAAGCCGGTCCGGACGCTGAAGAACCCTGCACGCGATGGCATTGGTCATCAGTGGGCCTATCTGCCCGATGTGGCGGAGACGATGGTGGCGCTTGTCGAGCGCGCCACTAGCCTGCCCGATTTCGCCGTCTATCACATGGATGGCTTCTGGGATCGCGACGGCCGGCAGATGGTCGAGGCCATCAGACGTGTCTCCGGCGGGCGACCGAAGATAGCAGCCTTTCCCTGGTGGATCGTGCCGCTGGCGGCGCCCTTCATCACCGTCATGCGGGAGGTCAAGGAGATGCGCTATCTCTGGAGAGAGCCGCTGCGCATGTCCAATGCCAAGCTGGTCGCAGAGCTCGGCCGCGAGCCGCAGACGCCGATCGATGAAGCGGTGCGCGCGTCGCTTGTGGCGCTCGGCTGCCTGCCGAAGACCGCCGGGCTGCTTGCCAATCGCGAGGCGATCGTGGGCTAG
- a CDS encoding aminoglycoside phosphotransferase family protein, which produces MFEPYLSRWSLTPDGRPIVTHSSKLLPVLWRGKPAMLKMSEDEAERAGGAVLDWWDGKGAARVYAHDSHAVLMERSLSPQSLLSMAHEGQDDAATRIICRTVNALHDPRQKPLPALIPLERWFRELAPAAAAHGGTLADCDRIARTLLAEPQAAAVLHGDIHHSNILDFGEDGWLAIDTKGLYGERGFDFANTFANEDLDIITAPGRLQRQLPIVSAETGLEPRRLLQWIVAYSGLSAAWFMGDGSTESADLQLAVARIALGELG; this is translated from the coding sequence ATGTTCGAACCCTACCTCTCCCGCTGGTCCCTCACGCCCGACGGCCGCCCAATCGTCACCCATAGCAGCAAGCTTCTGCCCGTCCTCTGGCGCGGCAAGCCGGCCATGCTGAAGATGTCGGAGGACGAAGCCGAGCGGGCCGGTGGCGCGGTGCTGGACTGGTGGGATGGCAAAGGTGCTGCGCGCGTCTATGCCCACGACAGCCACGCCGTTCTGATGGAACGTTCGCTCAGTCCGCAGTCGCTGCTCAGCATGGCCCATGAGGGGCAGGACGACGCGGCGACGCGGATCATCTGCCGTACCGTCAACGCTCTCCACGACCCGCGTCAAAAGCCGCTGCCTGCGCTCATCCCGCTCGAACGATGGTTCCGCGAACTGGCGCCCGCGGCAGCGGCCCATGGCGGCACGCTTGCCGATTGCGACCGCATTGCCCGGACATTGCTGGCCGAGCCGCAGGCTGCGGCCGTCCTCCACGGCGATATCCATCACAGCAATATCCTCGATTTCGGCGAGGACGGCTGGCTGGCGATCGATACCAAGGGGCTCTATGGCGAGCGCGGCTTCGATTTCGCCAACACCTTTGCCAACGAGGACCTCGATATCATCACCGCTCCCGGCCGCCTGCAGCGCCAGTTGCCGATCGTCTCGGCGGAAACCGGCCTTGAGCCTCGGCGTCTGCTGCAATGGATCGTCGCCTATTCCGGCCTGTCGGCCGCCTGGTTTATGGGCGACGGCTCGACGGAGAGCGCCGATCTCCAGCTGGCGGTCGCCCGCATCGCGCTTGGCGAACTCGGCTAG
- a CDS encoding MFS transporter, with product MPLALLVLALSSFAIGTTEFVIMGLLPEVAADLSVTIPQAGWLVTGYALAVAIGAPLMAVSTAKLKRRTALIALMAFFIAGNLLCAIAPNYWVLMFARVVTALCHGAFFGIGSVVAAGLVSEDRKARAVALMFTGLTLANVLGVPLGTAIGQAYGWRSTFGVVTVIGVITIIGLIAILPKDKQEKQGSLLAEISALRNGRLWLALSTTVFFSASMFALFTYIAPLLRDVTGLSSEGVTWTLFLIGIGLTVGNLIGGKLADWKLGVTLAGVFAAIAVTSVVFSFTSRFFIPAEITLLVWAIATFAAVPALQVGVVSFGKDAPNLVSTINIGAFNTGNALGAWAGGMVIESGFELTRVPLAAALMAMIGLGATALTYLSARGKTAPAPAA from the coding sequence ATGCCCCTCGCCCTCCTCGTTCTCGCCTTGAGCTCCTTTGCGATAGGCACCACGGAATTCGTCATCATGGGTCTGCTGCCGGAAGTGGCCGCTGACCTCTCCGTCACCATTCCGCAGGCCGGCTGGCTCGTCACGGGTTACGCGCTGGCAGTGGCGATCGGCGCGCCGCTCATGGCGGTCTCCACCGCCAAGCTGAAGCGGCGCACAGCGCTGATCGCGCTGATGGCCTTCTTCATCGCCGGCAATCTGCTCTGCGCCATCGCGCCAAACTATTGGGTGCTGATGTTTGCCCGCGTCGTCACCGCCCTTTGCCATGGCGCCTTCTTCGGCATCGGCTCGGTGGTTGCGGCCGGTCTCGTCAGTGAGGACCGCAAGGCCCGCGCCGTTGCCCTGATGTTCACCGGCCTGACGCTGGCAAATGTTCTCGGCGTCCCGCTCGGCACTGCAATCGGCCAGGCCTATGGCTGGCGCTCCACCTTCGGTGTCGTCACCGTCATCGGCGTCATCACCATCATCGGCCTGATCGCCATCCTGCCGAAGGACAAGCAGGAGAAGCAGGGCAGCCTGCTTGCCGAAATCTCGGCGCTGCGCAACGGCCGCCTGTGGCTGGCGCTGTCGACCACGGTGTTCTTCTCGGCCTCGATGTTTGCGCTCTTCACCTATATCGCCCCGCTGCTGCGCGATGTCACCGGCCTGTCGTCCGAAGGCGTCACCTGGACGCTGTTCCTGATCGGCATCGGCCTCACCGTCGGCAACCTGATCGGCGGCAAGCTCGCGGACTGGAAGCTTGGCGTCACGCTGGCCGGTGTCTTTGCCGCGATCGCCGTCACCTCGGTGGTCTTCAGCTTCACCAGCCGCTTCTTCATCCCGGCCGAAATCACCCTGCTCGTCTGGGCGATCGCCACCTTTGCCGCCGTTCCCGCCCTGCAGGTCGGCGTCGTCAGCTTCGGCAAGGATGCACCGAACCTGGTCTCGACGATCAATATCGGCGCCTTCAACACCGGCAACGCGCTCGGCGCCTGGGCCGGAGGCATGGTGATCGAGAGTGGCTTCGAGCTCACCCGCGTACCCCTGGCAGCCGCCCTCATGGCCATGATCGGCCTTGGCGCGACCGCCCTCACCTATCTTTCGGCCCGGGGCAAGACAGCCCCCGCCCCGGCCGCGTGA
- a CDS encoding metalloregulator ArsR/SmtB family transcription factor → MDKDEILKALSHPTRMEILNWLKNPEAHFASQEHPLDMGVCASQFERCGLSQSTVSSHLGTLHRAGLVTTRRVGQWIFYKRNEETIADFLKQLSQDL, encoded by the coding sequence ATGGACAAGGACGAAATCCTCAAGGCACTTTCACATCCTACCCGGATGGAAATCCTCAACTGGCTGAAAAATCCGGAGGCGCATTTCGCCTCTCAGGAGCATCCGCTGGATATGGGCGTCTGCGCCAGCCAGTTCGAGCGCTGCGGCCTCTCGCAGTCGACGGTCTCCTCGCATCTCGGCACGCTGCATCGTGCCGGTCTCGTCACCACGCGCCGTGTCGGCCAGTGGATCTTCTACAAGCGAAACGAAGAAACCATCGCTGACTTCCTGAAGCAGCTCTCCCAGGATCTTTGA
- a CDS encoding LysR family transcriptional regulator VtlR — protein MPLDWDKLRIFHAAAEAGSFTHAADKLHLSQSAISRQVSALEQDVGTKLFHRHARGLILTEQGELLYRTAHDVLLKLETVKMQLTETTETPSGKLRVTTTVGLGQGWLTDKIQEFMQLYPDVQIQLILDNEEVDVNMRHADCAIRLRQPQQSDLIQRKLFTVHMHVYAAPSYINRYGEPQTVEDLDNHRIITFGEPAPNYLLDVNWLEIAGRSSDNKRIPHLQINSQTSIKRACLLGMGVACMPDYIVGRDPGLIQLAINADVPSFDTYFCYPDEIKNAAKLKAFRDFIVTKARNWNF, from the coding sequence ATGCCATTGGATTGGGACAAGCTGCGTATCTTTCACGCAGCTGCCGAAGCGGGTTCGTTCACGCATGCGGCCGACAAGTTGCATCTGTCTCAATCCGCCATCAGCCGCCAGGTCAGCGCGCTGGAGCAGGATGTCGGCACCAAGCTGTTTCACCGCCATGCGCGCGGCCTGATCCTGACGGAACAGGGCGAACTGCTCTACCGCACCGCGCATGACGTGCTGCTGAAGCTCGAAACCGTGAAGATGCAGCTGACGGAGACGACGGAAACGCCGTCCGGCAAGCTGCGCGTCACGACCACGGTCGGCCTCGGCCAGGGCTGGCTGACGGACAAGATCCAGGAGTTCATGCAGCTCTACCCGGATGTGCAGATCCAGCTGATCCTCGACAACGAGGAGGTCGACGTGAACATGCGTCACGCCGATTGCGCCATCCGCCTGCGCCAGCCGCAGCAGTCCGATCTCATCCAGCGCAAGCTCTTCACCGTGCATATGCACGTCTATGCCGCGCCCTCCTATATCAACCGCTACGGCGAGCCGCAGACGGTGGAGGATCTCGACAATCACCGGATCATCACCTTCGGCGAGCCGGCACCGAACTACCTGCTCGACGTCAACTGGCTGGAGATTGCCGGCCGCTCGTCGGATAACAAGCGCATTCCGCATCTGCAGATCAACAGCCAGACCTCGATCAAGCGCGCCTGCCTGCTCGGCATGGGCGTCGCCTGCATGCCGGACTATATCGTCGGCCGCGACCCGGGTCTGATCCAGCTGGCGATCAATGCCGATGTCCCCTCTTTCGATACTTATTTCTGCTACCCGGACGAGATCAAGAATGCCGCGAAGCTGAAGGCTTTCCGCGATTTCATCGTCACCAAGGCCAGAAACTGGAACTTCTGA